The Deinococcus betulae sequence CCTTCAGGGCTTCCATGCCGGGCTGCTTGCGCAGGCCGCGCACCACTTCGTAGCCGTTGCGACCGGGCATGACCACGTCCACCATCAGCAGTTCGGGGCGCACCTGGTCGGCCACGGCTTCGACCTGGGCAGGGTCATTCAGGGCCGTGACCTGGTGGCGCGCACCTTGCAGCGCCGTTTCGAGGAACTTGAGGTCGGCCGGGGAGTCATCAACAATCAGGATTCGTGCCATGAGCAAAGGGTCCTTTCAAAACTTCAGAGAGTGGAGGGCAAAGGGGGAAGAAAGCGGGGGTTAGTCGGCGGCGCTGGCGCCCAGGTCACCGAAGTCGAGTTCGTCGTCCCCGCTGCGGCCGGCGTCCATGAGGACACTGGTGACCGCCAGACCCAGCAGCAGGAAGGAGATCACGATGGTCACCAGAGTCAGCAGCTGAACATCGGCGCCGGCGGCGGCGTTGCCGACTTTCAGGACATCGGTGATCCGGTAACTCAGGGAGGCCATCCCGAGCAGCGCGGCCCCGAAGAACCCGGCGCTGATCAGCAGCGCGCCGCCGGTCTGAACAGCGACCTGACGAACGCGGTTAAGCTGCTGCATACCCCTGAAGGCCACGAGGCGCGACAGGTAGAGGGCGCCGCTGCTCACCAGGATAGAGACGAGCACGAACGCCGCCATCAGCCACCCGTTGACCTGAATTTCCGTTCCGGCGGCCGAATCACCAAAGCGGCCCACATAGTGCATCAGTGCCAGGCCGCCGCCAGCGACCGTACCGGCCAGACCCAGACGCCAGAACGAAAAGCGGCCGGTGTACACCACCAGAAACGCCGGAAACAGGGCCAGCAGCGTCAGCGCGCCGGTCAGGATCATAAAGCGGTAATCCACCGTCAGCGCCGTGTTCAGGCCAAAGGCCATCTTGGCCAGAAAATGGGTGGCCCACAGCACGTGGCCGAAGACCAGCACCTGCCCGACCAGCCAGAAGCGGTTCGCCACGTTGCGAATATTGCTTCCGGCCCGGCCTGCAAATTCCAGGGCCAGGTACGACCCCAGCGCCAGGATGAGGTAGCCCATCACGAGATACGAACTGTTCCAGGTGTGGGGCAAGATGCCACTGTCTTCCATGGGTATTCCTCCTGCAACGCGGCGGCGGCCAAGCGTTAACGTGGAGAAACCATAAACCGGACCTGCTCACATAAAACTTACTGACCTGGCGCGAGTATTCATGAGAAGGCGCACAGGTGCTCGGGGCGCCGGTTCACACAGCGCCCCCTCTGTGGACTGGATGAGGCCAGCGATATAGCAGACCATGCGGGAAGCCTGGCGACTCACAGTGGCGGCCAGTTCCACCCTGGGGCCCAGGCCACTTTTGCTTCACAACTACTCACTCTGTTCGCTTCAGAGCGGTTGAGTGGGTGGAACTCTCAGCCACTTTGGGTTCCGCCCTCAAACCAGGCTGACCAGAACCACGCCGCCCAGCAGCAGGCACAGCGGCGAATACGCCCAGGTGTTCAGCCGGGCAAACGGCTGGGTGCCGAACTGCGGCGCCAGCAGGGGCATGAAAAACCCACCTGCGCCGCGCAGCAACAGCACGCCTCCCACGGCCCCAGCCCCCAGACGCACCAGCGGCGCGCCCTCTGGGGCCAGCCACACCAGCGCCGCTGCCAAGAGCAGCGCGGCGGCCACCCCCAGACAGGCCACCGGCGGGGGCAGGTCGCGGGCGTCACGGCCTCCTATCACCATTCGGGCCAGGTGCCCGGCGTCGCGGGCTGGCCAGAAGAGGCCCAGGCCCCACAGCACATGCAGGCCAGCCACCAGCACCAGTACCCCCGCCACCACCCCACCTGGCTCTGCGTTCATGGCCCAACAGTGCGCTGGGCAGCATCCACAGCGAAAGGGCAGGTGCCCCGTGAAGCCCTGCTCGGCCACTTCAGCTTGTTCTCTCCTACTGCCCCAGCGCCGCGTTCACCACGTCGCGCGCCTCGGCCATCACCTGGGCCAGGTGGTCTGGTCCCTTGAAGCTCTCGGCGTAAATCTTGTACACGTCCTCGGTGCCGCTGGGCCGCGCCGCAAACCAGGCCGAATCGGTGGTGACCTTCAGCCCGCCGATGGCCGCCCCGTTGCCCGGCGCGCGGGTCAGGCGGGCGGTGATCGGGTCGCCGGCCAGCGTGGTGGCCGTGACCTGCTCGGGGCTGAGGCTGGCCAGCACCCTCTTCTGCTCTGGGGTAGCGGCGGCGTCCTGGCGGTCATAGGCGGTCTCACCGTAGCGGGCGCTCAGGTCGGCCAGGCGTTCGCTGGGGGTCTTGCCGGTGGTGGCGGTCATCTCGGCGGCCAGCAGGCCCGGAATGATGCCGTCCTTGTCGGTCGTCCAGGCGTGGCCGCCCCGGCGCAGGAAACTGGCCCCCGCCGACTCCTCGCCGCCAAAACCAAATGAGCCGTCCAGTAGCCCGCCCACAAAGTACTTGAAGCCCACCGGCACCTCCACCACGCGGCGGCCCACCCCGGCGCCCACCCGGTCAATCAGCGCGCTGCTCACCAGCGTCTTGCCGATGGCGGCGTCCGGGCGCCACTCCGGGCGGTGCGTGAACAGGTACTCGATCATGACGGCCAGGTAGTGGTTGGGGTTCATCAGGCCGGCGGCCGTCACGATGCCGTGGCGGTCTGCGTCGGGGTCGTTGCCCACGGCCACATTGAAGTCGTCTTTCAGGGCCAGCAGCCCCGCCATCGCGTAGGGGCTGGAGCAGTCCATGCGAATCTTGCCGTCACGGTCCACGCTCATGAAGGCAAAGCGCGGGTCCAGGTCGTGGTTGACGACCTGCAGGTTCAGGCTGTACTCAGCGGCGATGGCGTCCCAGATGGGCAGGCTGGCGCCGCCCAGCGGGTCCACCCCCAGCCGCACGCTGCTGGCCCGGATGGCGTCGATGTCAATCACCTCCGGCAACTGGCGCACATACGGCGTGATGAAATCGAAGTCTTCCAGCGCGCCCATCGCGTCTTCCAGGCTCAGGCGGTTCACCTCACGCAGTTCCCCTTCCAGAATGGCGTTGGCGCGGGCCTGCACGGCGCCCGTGACGTCGGTATCGGCCGGGCCGCCGCTGGGGGGGTTGTATTTGAAGCCGCCGTCCTGCGGCGGGTTATGGCTGGGCGTAATCACGATGCCGTCGGCCAGGCTGTGCCCAGCACTTCCCCCGCCGGCGCGGTTGTGTTCCAGAATCGCGTGACTGATCAGCGGGGTGGCTGTGAGCACGCCCGGCTGAGCGCGCACCCGCACGCCATTGGCGGCCAGCACCTGTAGGGCGCTGATCCAGGCAGGTTCGGACAGCGCGTGGCTGTCCAGCCCCATGTACAGCGGCCCCTCAATCCCCGCCGCCGCGCGGTGTTCGGCCACCGCCTGGGCCGTCGCCAGAATGTGCGCCTCATTGAAGGTGCCGTTCAGGCTGGTGCCCCGGTGGCCGCTGGTCCCAAAGGCCACGCGCTGCACCGGGTCGGCCGGGTCAGGCCGAGTCTCGTAATAGTGGGCCACCAGCCGGGGAATATTCGTCAGCAGGCGCTGCGGGGCGCGCTTGCCAGCCAGGTCGCTGATCGTCATAGGGGCCAGTCTAAGCAGCGGCTGCCGGGCGGGGGCGGCTGGGGTAAGACAGCGTGAAGGCGGCCCCCAATGTCCCGGCGGGCGCCTGCTACGCTGGAGGCATGCGGGAGTTCCTGAACGACTGGTGGCGCCTCCTGAAACTGATTGCTGGGTCGCTGGCCATTCCGGTCATCCTGTGGGGCCTGCTGGTGTGGGCCGGCGTGCTGCGGTAGGAGGTTAAAGCCCGGCCGTCAGCGGGTCCCCGCCCTGCACGTACTGGCCGATCTTCAGCGCGACGGCGATGCCCTGCCACGCGCTGTTCCCCTGCTCAAGCCGCGCCCTGTTGCCAGCAGCCACCCGCCGCAGCAACCGCAGCGCCTCCACATCATCCAGGGCCGACGTGTCCAGCGCCAGATGCTCGGCCAGCAGTTCGGTTCTGAAGGCGCGGGCGACGGCCGCATCACAGAAGGCGGCATTCAGTTCGCCGTTGCCGAACATGGAAAAGCGGTGCAGGTTGGCCGAGCCGACGGTGCCCCACTGGTCATCAATCAGCATGATTTTAGAGTGAATCCAGACCGCCCGACGCTGGCCAGTGTCATCCTGCCCGGCCAGCCCGACCAGAGAGAAGGTCGGAAATTCTCCCAGGGCCGCCCTGGCCTCAAACAAGGCCCGGCGCTCAGGAGTGACGTAGGCGCTCGCAGGAACATCCGGGGTTGCCGGCAGCACCACCGCCACCTCGACGCCCCGTTTAAGGGCGCCGCGCAGCGCCTCCACGAGTTCGGGCACCTCCAGGTACTGATGCTCCAGATAGATGGAGCGCCGCGCCTGCCGGATGGCCTGGAGGTACTGCACAAAGATGGTGCGCTCGCCAGCAGCGCCGTCCAGGGGCTGCCCGCCAATCGGGGCGGGGCCGCCGTCATACCGGTGCGGCGCGGTGGTCCGCCGAATCTGAACTGTGGCAGTTTCGGCCCTCGGGGGCAGCTGCACGGGAAAGGGCAGGTCGGCGCCGCGCCTCTCTCCCCCGTCGCGTTCACTGGCTCCGTTCCAGCGCTGGACAAAATTATGCTGCACGTCGGCCACCGCCGGCCCGCGCAGTTCGGCATAGAGGTCATGGTTTTGCCCCGCCCCCCGGTGCCCTGGCCGCGCCAGAGAATGAGGATTGAGGTTCAGGCCCCCCAGAAAGGCGCTGGACGAGGCTTCACCGGTATCCACCAGCCACAGCTTCTGGTGTTGACAGAACCCCGGCGCCGCGCGGTCCCAGCGCACGTGAAGTTTCGGGTGGAGGCTTTCAAGCTGCCCTAGATGTTCGGGCGCGCCCCAGAAAGCATTTTTTCTCAGGCTCGCCGTTTCTTCGTCGGGGCGCCAGAACAGCAGCCGAATCTCCACGCCA is a genomic window containing:
- a CDS encoding response regulator transcription factor, which produces MARILIVDDSPADLKFLETALQGARHQVTALNDPAQVEAVADQVRPELLMVDVVMPGRNGYEVVRGLRKQPGMEALKVVFVSSKGNETDVKWGLRQGADDYLVKPYTPEQLMTVVQKLVG
- a CDS encoding MHYT domain-containing protein, which translates into the protein MEDSGILPHTWNSSYLVMGYLILALGSYLALEFAGRAGSNIRNVANRFWLVGQVLVFGHVLWATHFLAKMAFGLNTALTVDYRFMILTGALTLLALFPAFLVVYTGRFSFWRLGLAGTVAGGGLALMHYVGRFGDSAAGTEIQVNGWLMAAFVLVSILVSSGALYLSRLVAFRGMQQLNRVRQVAVQTGGALLISAGFFGAALLGMASLSYRITDVLKVGNAAAGADVQLLTLVTIVISFLLLGLAVTSVLMDAGRSGDDELDFGDLGASAAD
- a CDS encoding DUF3995 domain-containing protein, whose product is MNAEPGGVVAGVLVLVAGLHVLWGLGLFWPARDAGHLARMVIGGRDARDLPPPVACLGVAAALLLAAALVWLAPEGAPLVRLGAGAVGGVLLLRGAGGFFMPLLAPQFGTQPFARLNTWAYSPLCLLLGGVVLVSLV
- the pgm gene encoding phosphoglucomutase (alpha-D-glucose-1,6-bisphosphate-dependent) gives rise to the protein MTISDLAGKRAPQRLLTNIPRLVAHYYETRPDPADPVQRVAFGTSGHRGTSLNGTFNEAHILATAQAVAEHRAAAGIEGPLYMGLDSHALSEPAWISALQVLAANGVRVRAQPGVLTATPLISHAILEHNRAGGGSAGHSLADGIVITPSHNPPQDGGFKYNPPSGGPADTDVTGAVQARANAILEGELREVNRLSLEDAMGALEDFDFITPYVRQLPEVIDIDAIRASSVRLGVDPLGGASLPIWDAIAAEYSLNLQVVNHDLDPRFAFMSVDRDGKIRMDCSSPYAMAGLLALKDDFNVAVGNDPDADRHGIVTAAGLMNPNHYLAVMIEYLFTHRPEWRPDAAIGKTLVSSALIDRVGAGVGRRVVEVPVGFKYFVGGLLDGSFGFGGEESAGASFLRRGGHAWTTDKDGIIPGLLAAEMTATTGKTPSERLADLSARYGETAYDRQDAAATPEQKRVLASLSPEQVTATTLAGDPITARLTRAPGNGAAIGGLKVTTDSAWFAARPSGTEDVYKIYAESFKGPDHLAQVMAEARDVVNAALGQ
- a CDS encoding phospholipase D-like domain-containing protein translates to MSETAFVTGGPYPVREGNRLELLLDGEAAFERLCQTVEGATHYVWAAITFMWPAFEFPQGRGHPLAFLHRAAERGVEIRLLFWRPDEETASLRKNAFWGAPEHLGQLESLHPKLHVRWDRAAPGFCQHQKLWLVDTGEASSSAFLGGLNLNPHSLARPGHRGAGQNHDLYAELRGPAVADVQHNFVQRWNGASERDGGERRGADLPFPVQLPPRAETATVQIRRTTAPHRYDGGPAPIGGQPLDGAAGERTIFVQYLQAIRQARRSIYLEHQYLEVPELVEALRGALKRGVEVAVVLPATPDVPASAYVTPERRALFEARAALGEFPTFSLVGLAGQDDTGQRRAVWIHSKIMLIDDQWGTVGSANLHRFSMFGNGELNAAFCDAAVARAFRTELLAEHLALDTSALDDVEALRLLRRVAAGNRARLEQGNSAWQGIAVALKIGQYVQGGDPLTAGL